The genomic stretch ATGAGTCTTTGTTATTTAGACCAAATTACATCATAATCATTTTGCAGGCTACTTAATCTATGGAAGATTGCACAATTTTGATTCTTCAGTTAATACCTCGGGGGCAGCATAGTTTGGACTTCCACAACTTGTTTTTAACAACTGACCATCACGGATAATATTGCTCAAGCCAAAATCAGCAATTTTCACATTGTATTTTGAATCCAAAAGCACGTTCTCAGGCTTAAGATCTCGATGAACTACCATGTTCTTGTGGCAGTACTCCACCCCGGAAATAATCTAATTCCAAATCAAAGCCATATCAAACTTAAAGTTAAGAAGTAACAACCAATCCTTAGCCCCGTAGTGAACAAACATAAGCATCATTAAAATAAATCTAAACTTAGAGAGCATGTATCTCTACCTGCTGAAAAAACTTTCGAGCTTCATCATCCTGTAACCTACCCTTCTGGATGATGTGATCAAACAGTTCTCCAGACTTCCCGCACTCCATTACAACACAAATGTCACTGGGGGTCTCTATGACCTCATAAATTCTTATAATGTGGGGGTGCCTTAACAACGTCAGTATTTTGATTTCTCGTCTAACTGCAACGTAACGAGCACAATAGAATCAGTTTGGCATTCCATTAAAAAAATCTCTTAGCTATAGCAGCAAGGAGGACAAATATAGCATTAGTGTGTAGGACAAATAGGACAAGGTGCAGGACTATAAATCTCACCTTTTTCCTCCAGTTTCGAGTTCTTTATTTTTTCCCGATTAAAGATTTTAATAGCAACTTGGTGTCCAGTCAGTGCATGATCTGCACTTTTCACTTTACCAAACGAACCAAATCCTAAAGTCTTCCCAAGTTTATACTTCGGTAAAAACACATCAATATCAGTGCTGGTTCCCCCATGACTAGAACCATCATCATCCATTTTACCTGTAgcagaaacaagacaagaaaaacaaTTCAGGACACGCATAAAgaacataacaaaaaaaaattgtataaacCACTGCAGTGTCTAAGTTCTGATGAGATTCGGAAACGGCCCCCTAGCAGCATTGCTTATGGAACGAACAATGAAGGTGACTAATTACTTCTTTAAAAGAATTTGATGGTTTATTTAGGAAAATAATCACATAGATATCACATTATATGTAGAAACTAGCAACAATCCAAGCTGATTACAGTTTATTAATCATCATCAATTACTATTATTCGATATAGATATCACGTTATAATAATTAAAAAGTGGTTCTGTAACTCACCTAATGCAAAATCTTCTTCTTAATTAGGGCAAACAACACTAAGACAATTGATTGATGATAACTTGTCTGAATATTATGAAAGAAAAGCGTTCTACACGAACTTAAATGGACTCAAAGAAGAGAAtcctaacaaaaataaaaaaaccacATAACCAGATGAAACTCGGATTTAGTGTTTAATTCAAACTCAAACTCTTTCTAACCTGATTTCCTATATTCAAATTCATCAAGAATTCCAAGTGATATGTGTAGTAGTCGAGTTAAAGCCAATTCACATTCATCTTTGGTACCAGCACCCGCAACCATGTCACCACCATCACGACATCCGATTCTCTCTTCCGGCAACAAATTCTTATCGATCATCTGATTCGTCAAACCGATTTCACCAACACCAACTTTCATGGCCATGATTTGATTATGTAGAATCTGTGAAGGTATATGATACCCTAATTTTTGAGAAAGTGGGAAATCGGGGGAAGAAATCGATTTTTTAATTGATTCTGCTTTCAGAGATGATGATTGAGCAGAGGCTGATGATGAATTTTGGGTTTAAGC from Papaver somniferum cultivar HN1 unplaced genomic scaffold, ASM357369v1 unplaced-scaffold_131, whole genome shotgun sequence encodes the following:
- the LOC113332510 gene encoding SNF1-related protein kinase catalytic subunit alpha KIN10-like, giving the protein MAMKVGVGEIGLTNQMIDKNLLPEERIGCRDGGDMVAGAGTKDECELALTRLLHISLGILDEFEYRKSGKMDDDGSSHGGTSTDIDVFLPKYKLGKTLGFGSFGKVKSADHALTGHQVAIKIFNREKIKNSKLEEKVRREIKILTLLRHPHIIRIYEVIETPSDICVVMECGKSGELFDHIIQKGRLQDDEARKFFQQIISGVEYCHKNMVVHRDLKPENVLLDSKYNVKIADFGLSNIIRDGQLLKTSCGSPNYAAPEVISGKPYTGPEVDIWSCGVTLYALLCEALPFDDTNMPNLFKKIKGGIYTLPSHLSDGARDLILRMLVVDPMKRITIPEIRQHPWFQTHLPSYLAVPPPDTMEQTNKMDEEILMKVIQMGFDGNQLIESLGNKVQNEATVAYYMLLDNRF